A single Antechinus flavipes isolate AdamAnt ecotype Samford, QLD, Australia chromosome 5, AdamAnt_v2, whole genome shotgun sequence DNA region contains:
- the LOC127539191 gene encoding ras-like protein, with protein MASCVHTSIGDPDRRRIKMYKLVVMGTGSVGKTALTIQFTKNRFVTQHDPTIQDFYCKKTVVDKERCQLHIVDTTGTEEYYLLRNHSVHWGEGFLLVYAVNDPHSFENVNLFWDRLWRLKGTAPVPVVLVANKIDVTDSLVDPTWGKEMARRLGVPYVEASAKTGQGVEQAFHELVCEIRRIRAEEEEVKSHPNTEQKEASGSTVAQSSEQE; from the exons ATGGCTTCTTGTGTCCATACCTCCATAGGCGATCCAGACAGACGCAGAATCAAGATGTATAAGTTGGTGGTGATGGGCACCGGTTCTGTGGGCAAGACTGCACTGACCATTCAGTTTACTAAGAATCGTTTTGTGACCCAGCATGACCCCACCATCCAAGATTTCTACTGTAAGAAAACAGTGGTGGACAAAGAGCGGTGCCAGCTGCACATCGTGGATACCACAGGTACTGAAGAGTACTACCTTCTCAGGAACCATTCCGTGCACTGGGGAGAGGGATTCCTCTTGGTCTATGCAGTGAATGACCCCCACTCTTTTGAGAACGTGAATTTATTCTGGGATCGTCTGTGGAGGCTCAAGGGCACCGCCCCTGTGCCCGTGGTGTTGGTGGCCAACAAAATCGATGTGACCGATAGTCTAGTGGACCCCACATGGGGCAAGGAGATGGCCAGGCGCTTAGGGGTCCCTTATGTGGAGGCATCAGCCAAGACTGGACAAGGTGTGGAGCAAGCCTTCCATGAATTAGTTTGTGAAATCCGTAGGATCCGAGCTGAGGAGGAGGAGGTCAAGAGTCACCCCAATACTGAGCAGAAGGAGGCCTCTGGTTCAACTGTTGCACAATCCAGTGAACAG GAATGA
- the LOC127539349 gene encoding GTPase NRas-like, translating into MASCAHTSIGDPDRSRTKMYKLAVMGTCCVGKTALIMQFTENHFVTEYDPTIQDFYRKQTVVDEEPCQLDIVDTTGTQVFYSLRDQNVRWGEGFLLVYAVNDPHSFENVNVLGNILRRLKGTDPVPVVLVANKVDVTNRLVDPTRGKEMAKSFGVPYVETSAKTGQGVEQAFYELIGEIRRIRAEEELKSLSNISCGRKCCTIQ; encoded by the coding sequence ATGGCTTCTTGTGCCCATACCTCCATAGGCGATCCAGACAGAAGCAGAACCAAGATGTATAAGTTGGCGGTGATGGGCACCTGTTGTGTGGGCAAGACTGCACTGATCATGCAGTTTACTGAGAATCATTTTGTGACCGAGTATGACCCCACCATCCAAGATTTTTATCGTAAGCAAACAGTGGTGGACGAAGAGCCGTGCCAGCTGGACATCGTGGATACCACAGGCACTCAAGTGTTTTACTCTCTGAGGGACCAGAATGTGCGCTGGGGAGAGGGATTCCTCTTGGTCTATGCAGTGAATGACCCCCACTCTTTTGAGAATGTAAATGTCCTTGGGAACATTCTACGAAGGCTCAAGGGCACTGACCCTGTACCCGTGGTGTTGGTGGCCAACAAAGTAGATGTGACCAACAGGCTGGTGGACCCCACACGGGGCAAGGAGATGGCCAAGAGCTTCGGGGTCCCTTATGTAGAGACATCAGCCAAGACTGGGCAAGGTGTGGAGCAAGCCTTCTATGAGCTGATTGGTGAAATTCGTAGGATCCGAGCTGAGGAGGAACTCAAGAGCCTTTCTAATATTAGCTGTGGGCGCAAGTGTTGCACAATCCAGTGA
- the LOC127538128 gene encoding LOW QUALITY PROTEIN: ras-like protein (The sequence of the model RefSeq protein was modified relative to this genomic sequence to represent the inferred CDS: inserted 1 base in 1 codon) — protein sequence MTSCVHTSIGDPDXRRTKMYKLAVMGTGSVGKSALTMQFLENRFVTEYDPTIEDSYRKQTVVDEEPCQLDILDTTDIEEHYPLRDQFMLWGEGFLFVYAVNDRNSFENLNFFWQHLRRLKQTARVPVVLVANKVDVTDRLVETTLGQEVARSLGVPYVETSAKTGQGVEQAFHELVREIRRIRAEEELKRVSNTEEKEACGCKCCTIQ from the exons ATGACTTCTTGTGTCCATACCTCCATAGGTGATCCAG AACGCAGAACCAAGATGTATAAGTTGGCGGTGATGGGCACTGGTTCTGTGGGCAAGAGTGCACTGACCATGCAGTTTCTTGAGAATCGTTTTGTGACCGAGTATGACCCCACCATTGAAGATTCCTACCGGAAGCAAACAGTGGTGGACGAAGAGCCGTGCCAGCTGGACATCCTGGATACCACAGACATAGAAGAGCACTATCCTCTGAGAGACCAGTTCATGCTTTGGGGAGAGGGATTCCTCTTTGTCTATGCAGTAAATGACCGCAACTCTTTTgagaatttgaatttcttttggcAACATCTGCGGAGGCTCAAGCAAACCGCCCGAGTACCTGTGGTGTTGGTGGCCAACAAAGTAGATGTGACCGACAGGCTTGTGGAAACCACACTGGGCCAGGAGGTGGCCAGGAGTTTAGGGGTCCCTTATGTGGAGACATCAGCCAAGACTGGGCAAGGTGTGGAGCAAGCCTTCCATGAGCTGGTTCGTGAAATTCGGAGGATCCGAGCTGAGGAGGAACTCAAGAGAGTCTCTAATACTGAGGAGAAGGAGGCTTGTGGGTGCAAATGTTGCACCATCCAGTGA
- the LOC127537860 gene encoding GTPase NRas-like produces the protein MASCAHTSIGDPDRSRTKMYKLVVMGACCVGKTALTIQFTENHFVTEYDPTIQDSYLMHSVVDEEPCHLDIVDTTGNEQFYPLRNQNARWGEGFLLVYAVNDPHSFQNVNFFWHYLRRVKGTDRLPVVLVANKVDLSDRLVDPTLGQEVARRFGVPYVETSAKTEHGVEQAFHELVREIRRLRAEEELKSHPNTEQREACRCKCCTIQ, from the coding sequence ATGGCTTCTTGTGCCCATACCTCCATAGGTGATCCAGACAGAAGCAGAACCAAGATGTATAAGTTGGTGGTGATGGGTGCCTGTTGTGTGGGCAAGACTGCACTGACCATTCAGTTTACTGAGAATCATTTTGTGACTGAGTATGACCCCACCATCCAAGATTCCTACCTTATGCACTCAGTGGTAGATGAAGAGCCGTGCCATCTGGACATCGTGGATACCACGGGCAATGAACAGTTTTACCCTCTGAGGAACCAGAACGCACGCTGGGGAGAGGGCTTCCTCTTGGTCTATGCAGTGAATGACCCCCACTCTTTTCAGAATGTGAATTTCTTTTGGCACTATCTGCGGAGAGTCAAGGGCACTGACCGTCTACCCGTGGTGTTGGTGGCCAACAAAGTCGACTTGTCCGACAGACTAGTGGACCCCACATTGGGCCAGGAGGTGGCCAGGAGATTTGGAGTCCCTTATGTGGAGACATCAGCCAAGACTGAACATGGTGTGGAGCAAGCCTTCCATGAGCTGGTTCGTGAAATTCGGAGGCTGCGAGCTGAGGAGGAGCTCAAGAGTCACCCCAATACTGAGCAGAGGGAGGCCTGTAGGTGCAAGTGTTGCACAATCCAGTGA